Proteins encoded within one genomic window of Amorphoplanes friuliensis DSM 7358:
- a CDS encoding CDP-alcohol phosphatidyltransferase family protein — MPTPSPTADPTVEKPPTPDDYYRVNRGGGLFSEALSQRIGARIAVFAHKHKLAPTVLTVANLGLSCLVSFVVVASAGPVANDRVWAWPIGLLALVGWQLAYALDCSDGQLARVTGQTSTAGGRVDVLCDVAGQIALVAALSAVAEAQVPETPAWLVAAFAGTWMVNLVTSVMQGGDQAASMVTSRSLPVRVAKLVRDYGAVIAVAGVVLTVAPQWTVWLVSAFTLINGAFLAASIAFSGRAALKG; from the coding sequence ATGCCGACGCCGTCGCCGACCGCTGACCCAACCGTGGAAAAACCCCCCACCCCAGACGACTACTACCGGGTCAACCGGGGCGGAGGCCTGTTCAGCGAAGCCCTGAGCCAGCGCATCGGCGCCCGCATCGCGGTCTTCGCCCACAAACACAAACTGGCGCCCACGGTCCTCACGGTCGCCAACCTCGGCCTCAGCTGCCTGGTGTCGTTCGTGGTCGTCGCCTCCGCCGGCCCGGTCGCCAACGACCGCGTCTGGGCCTGGCCGATCGGCCTCCTCGCCCTGGTCGGCTGGCAACTCGCGTACGCCCTGGACTGCTCGGACGGCCAACTGGCTCGCGTCACCGGCCAGACCAGCACAGCCGGCGGTCGCGTCGACGTCCTCTGCGACGTCGCCGGGCAGATCGCGCTGGTGGCGGCGCTGTCCGCGGTGGCCGAGGCCCAGGTCCCGGAAACACCCGCATGGCTCGTGGCCGCCTTCGCCGGCACCTGGATGGTCAACCTGGTGACGTCGGTGATGCAGGGCGGCGACCAGGCGGCCAGCATGGTCACCAGCCGCTCGCTGCCGGTCCGGGTGGCCAAGCTCGTCCGGGATTATGGCGCGGTGATTGCGGTGGCCGGTGTGGTTTTGACTGTTGCGCCACAGTGGACGGTTTGGCTCGTCAGCGCCTTCACCTTGATCAACGGGGCGTTTCTTGCGGCCAGTATTGCCTTCTCTGGCCGGGCGGCTCTCAAAGGCTGA